The nucleotide sequence CGCCTGTGCAGACAGACCTCCACCCAGAAACCAGTACGCCGTGCCATGGCCATGATCCGTACCCTTGTTGCCGTTTTCGCGGAAAGTGCGGCCAAATTCGCTGATGACCGCCACCACCGTGTGGCGCCAGCTTTCCGGACCTATGGCCTGCGCAAAACCCGCCAGCCCCTGACCCAGGTCTTCGAGGCGATTAGCCAGATTGCCGCTAGCGCCGCCCTGGTTCACATGCGTGTCCCAGCCGCCGATATCGACAAAGCCCAGGTCGTACTGATCGCGCATCAGGTGCGCCATGCGCTGGGCCACCAGACCAAAACCTTTGGCACTGATGGCGTCTCGCCCTGCTTTGTCCATCTCTTCCTGCACGCTGCGCTGCACCGCCGTTTGCACCGCAAAACCTTCGCGCACCGGCGCATCCAGCGCCGTGCCTTGGTACATGGAGGCAATGATCTGACTGCGCCTGTCATCCACACCAGCCTTGCGCACCGAAGCCAGCGCCATATTGGCCACTTGGGCATCGCCACGCAGACTCAGCGGCAACTGCGCGGTAAAGGCCATGGGCGTCACTGTGCGGCGACTGTCCTTTTGCAGCACCTGCGCCAGACGGTTCATAAAGCCCGACTGATAGCTTTTGCCCCCGGCCAGCGGCTGGCCCAGCTCGATCGAATCCTGGGTTTCAAAGTGGCTGCGGCTCAGATCATTCGTGCCCGCAAATGGCACAAAACCCAGTTGTCCTTGCTGGAACAAAGGCAGCAGACTGCCTTGCAGCGCGGGATGCAGGCCCCAGCGCGTATCCAGCGGCAAAGCGCCGTTGGCCTCGCCCGGTCTGGCAACCGCAATTGTGGGCCGCGCCTGGTAGTAAAAATCGCTGTGCGTGGGCACCAGCAAGCTGTTGCAGTCATAGGCCCCGCGCAGAAACACCAGCAAAAAGCGTGGCGTTGCAGCCTGCAGCGGCGCTGCCAAGCCGCGCCCCAGATAGCAGGCCAGCGGTGCTGCAGCACCCCAGTGAAGGAATTGGCGTCTTTGCATCACAACATCCTTTGTCTGCGCTCAGCGAAACATCATCTCGGGCGACGACAACCAGTAGGTATTCCAGTCCGCCGGGTTACGCGCCTGACCCAGCGCCGCGCGCGTGGCTGCGCTCAGGCTGCCCATGCGGGCCTGAACCGGGCTGCGCTGCGCCAGATCGGGATAGGGCGGGGTTTCCAGCGGGTCCCTGGCATTGCTGCGGAACAGCACAGCGCCCCGCGCACCTATCTGGCGGGCCACTTCAAAACGGCTGTTCATCTGGCCTGAACTGGACCAGTCCGACTGGCCCGCCGCATAGCCGTCAGGCGTTTCATAGCCATACAAAGGCTGCCCCAGCTGGTTGATCCAGCCCAGTACGGGGCTGATATTGCTGGCCACCCGCTGGTCATAGGCCAGCCGCACGCTA is from Comamonas fluminis and encodes:
- a CDS encoding DUF1501 domain-containing protein, which encodes MQRRQFLHWGAAAPLACYLGRGLAAPLQAATPRFLLVFLRGAYDCNSLLVPTHSDFYYQARPTIAVARPGEANGALPLDTRWGLHPALQGSLLPLFQQGQLGFVPFAGTNDLSRSHFETQDSIELGQPLAGGKSYQSGFMNRLAQVLQKDSRRTVTPMAFTAQLPLSLRGDAQVANMALASVRKAGVDDRRSQIIASMYQGTALDAPVREGFAVQTAVQRSVQEEMDKAGRDAISAKGFGLVAQRMAHLMRDQYDLGFVDIGGWDTHVNQGGASGNLANRLEDLGQGLAGFAQAIGPESWRHTVVAVISEFGRTFRENGNKGTDHGHGTAYWFLGGGLSAQAGGKVLGEQIDVTEKALFQNRDYPVLNEYRSVLGSLFARMYGLSATQLQQVFPQAEPGKLQLV